A genomic stretch from Campylobacter lari subsp. concheus includes:
- a CDS encoding phosphoribosyltransferase: MFFEDEKEALERLYDLLPLNKLKDYIIITPSLKSIVFVDALAKKLEIPYDFLFTEQIKAPNNDECQIAMISETKELVYNEALVKAFDISLDYIYGEANRTYEEKILKNVYRYRKGNLLKDLKGKNILMLHEGCESGITASSCIKSLLKEEVSSIIYATALMPSDVYDYISVFADEVYCVQKIDHFVDIEFYFKNKTILQAHEILDILEESRYYLPLKK, from the coding sequence ATGTTTTTTGAAGATGAAAAAGAAGCACTTGAAAGATTATATGATTTACTTCCATTAAATAAATTAAAAGATTACATCATTATTACTCCTTCTTTAAAATCTATAGTTTTTGTTGATGCGTTGGCAAAAAAATTAGAAATACCCTATGATTTTTTATTTACAGAGCAAATCAAAGCTCCTAATAATGATGAATGTCAAATAGCTATGATTAGTGAAACAAAAGAATTGGTTTATAATGAAGCCTTGGTTAAGGCTTTTGATATAAGCTTAGATTATATTTATGGTGAGGCAAATAGGACTTATGAGGAAAAAATTTTAAAGAATGTATATCGTTATAGAAAAGGTAATCTTTTAAAAGATTTAAAAGGAAAAAATATTTTAATGTTACATGAGGGATGTGAGAGTGGGATTACTGCTTCTTCATGTATAAAAAGTTTGTTAAAAGAAGAGGTTAGTAGTATTATTTATGCCACTGCTTTAATGCCAAGTGATGTATATGATTATATTAGTGTTTTTGCAGATGAGGTTTATTGTGTGCAAAAAATTGATCATTTTGTAGATATTGAGTTTTATTTTAAAAATAAAACGATTTTGCAAGCTCACGAAATTTTAGATATTTTAGAAGAAAGCAGGTATTATTTACCTTTAAAAAAATAA
- a CDS encoding polyribonucleotide nucleotidyltransferase: MRHEININNHLEIFDTDKVAKQAAGAVLMQEKNAVVLATVAREEKMVEEDFLPLTVQYIEKAYAAGKIPGGYVKRETKPGDNETLSARIIDRSLRPLFPKGYAYPTQIVVMVLSADPEVDLQVMSLNAASIALYLSDIPIKAPVCGVRIGRINNEFVLNPSNSELKNSTLDLYVAGVKDELLMIEMRALANKQDDKHRMNELSEDDTLKALDFASSAILRGSNEYEKAFAAYRKNSKLEFKIESDNIQIIDYIKNTYITKLKIAINQMAKSERASEILQIAKEIESESMAIENEWKFEDIEKALHVCKRELIRNQIINENKRADGRGLKDVRKIDIETNILPSAHGSCLFTRGQTQALVVATLGNDNDAQMSDMLTEKNPICEKFMVNYNFPGFSVGEASPIKAPGRRELGHGNLAKRALYPSVDTDYVHTIRLVSEILESNGSSSMATVCGGALALRAAGVKSEKLVAGVAMGLVFEDEKYAILTDIMGLEDHDGDMDFKVAGSYDGITALQMDIKLGGIEQQVLKEALYQAKEAREHILQLMEEANQNIVVNEAILPKIEIFNVDPNKIPDIIGQGGKTIKEIIEKFEVNIDLDRDKGEVKIAGIDHDLISQSKEYILNLLHSKGSNKKRDKKEMPKFDIGEEFLGRVQKVVEFGVFVELKEGVDGLLHNSKIKEKLEVGYEIKVKVAEIKNGKVSLDLA; this comes from the coding sequence ATGCGACATGAAATAAATATCAATAATCACCTTGAAATATTTGATACCGATAAAGTGGCAAAACAAGCAGCAGGTGCAGTTTTAATGCAAGAAAAAAATGCAGTAGTTTTAGCAACTGTAGCAAGAGAAGAAAAAATGGTAGAAGAGGATTTTTTACCTCTTACAGTACAATATATAGAAAAAGCTTATGCAGCAGGTAAAATTCCAGGAGGTTATGTAAAAAGAGAAACTAAGCCAGGTGACAATGAAACATTGAGTGCTAGGATTATAGATAGAAGTTTAAGACCTCTTTTTCCAAAAGGATATGCATATCCAACCCAAATTGTTGTAATGGTTCTTTCTGCTGATCCTGAAGTAGATTTACAAGTGATGAGTTTAAATGCCGCAAGCATTGCTTTGTATTTAAGTGATATCCCTATTAAAGCACCAGTTTGTGGTGTAAGAATAGGTCGTATAAACAATGAATTTGTTTTAAATCCAAGTAATAGTGAGTTAAAAAATAGCACCCTAGATCTTTATGTAGCAGGCGTTAAAGATGAGCTTTTAATGATAGAAATGAGAGCTTTGGCAAACAAGCAAGATGATAAACACCGTATGAATGAACTTAGCGAAGATGATACTTTAAAGGCTTTAGATTTTGCAAGTAGCGCAATCTTACGTGGTTCCAATGAATATGAAAAAGCATTTGCTGCTTATAGGAAAAATTCTAAACTCGAGTTTAAAATAGAGTCAGATAATATTCAAATTATTGACTATATAAAAAATACTTATATAACAAAACTCAAAATTGCTATTAACCAAATGGCAAAAAGTGAAAGAGCAAGTGAAATTTTACAAATAGCAAAAGAGATTGAAAGTGAATCTATGGCTATTGAAAACGAATGGAAATTTGAAGATATTGAAAAAGCTTTACATGTATGCAAAAGAGAACTTATTAGAAACCAAATTATTAATGAAAATAAAAGAGCGGATGGTAGAGGTTTAAAGGATGTTAGAAAAATAGACATAGAAACAAATATTTTACCAAGTGCACATGGATCTTGTCTTTTTACTAGAGGGCAAACCCAGGCCTTAGTTGTGGCCACCTTGGGAAATGATAATGATGCGCAAATGTCAGATATGCTTACAGAAAAAAATCCAATTTGTGAAAAATTTATGGTTAATTATAATTTTCCAGGTTTTTCGGTGGGTGAAGCTAGCCCTATAAAAGCTCCTGGTAGAAGAGAGCTTGGCCATGGAAATTTAGCAAAAAGAGCTTTGTATCCTAGTGTTGATACAGATTATGTTCATACGATTCGTTTGGTTTCTGAAATTTTAGAAAGTAATGGCTCTAGTTCTATGGCTACTGTTTGTGGTGGTGCATTGGCTTTAAGAGCTGCAGGAGTAAAAAGTGAAAAACTGGTAGCAGGTGTGGCGATGGGGCTTGTTTTTGAAGATGAAAAATATGCTATTTTAACCGATATCATGGGACTTGAAGATCATGATGGAGATATGGATTTTAAAGTGGCAGGAAGCTATGATGGAATCACTGCTTTGCAGATGGATATAAAACTTGGTGGTATAGAGCAACAGGTTTTAAAAGAGGCTTTATATCAAGCAAAAGAAGCTAGGGAACACATTTTGCAATTAATGGAAGAGGCTAATCAAAACATAGTTGTCAATGAAGCTATTTTGCCAAAGATTGAAATTTTTAATGTAGATCCAAATAAAATTCCTGATATTATAGGTCAAGGTGGTAAAACCATTAAAGAAATCATTGAAAAATTTGAAGTTAATATTGATTTAGACAGAGATAAAGGTGAGGTTAAAATAGCAGGAATTGATCATGATTTGATTTCTCAAAGTAAAGAGTATATATTAAATTTACTTCACTCTAAAGGTTCTAACAAAAAGCGCGACAAAAAGGAAATGCCTAAGTTTGATATCGGAGAAGAATTTTTAGGACGAGTTCAAAAGGTTGTAGAATTTGGAGTTTTTGTAGAGCTTAAAGAAGGCGTGGATGGTTTATTACATAATTCTAAGATTAAAGAAAAGTTAGAGGTAGGATATGAAATTAAAGTTAAAGTTGCAGAAATCAAAAATGGAAAAGTATCTTTAGATTTAGCCTAA
- a CDS encoding class I SAM-dependent methyltransferase yields MLDNKYDDNIFFDKYALMLRSKVGLDGASEWEDFKIWLPSLKDKVILDLGCGYGWHSIYALENGAKEVFTIDLSLKMLDKAKIKTSKYKNKISFYRGSCEEINKITDLQNIKFDIVISSLVFYYIKDYEKLIFNISKLLNKNISLVFSVEHPVFTANISQDFIYENNEDIQYFPVKNYFYENKNKYNFLGEDVVKYHRTLTSYISPLLQNNFKITNIIELKLSNKIINLFPEFKNEFKKKE; encoded by the coding sequence ATGTTAGATAATAAGTATGATGATAATATTTTTTTTGATAAATATGCCTTAATGCTAAGATCTAAAGTGGGGTTGGATGGTGCTAGTGAATGGGAAGATTTTAAAATATGGTTGCCAAGCTTAAAGGATAAAGTTATATTAGACTTAGGTTGTGGATATGGATGGCATAGTATTTATGCTTTAGAAAATGGCGCTAAAGAAGTTTTTACTATTGATTTATCTTTAAAAATGTTAGATAAAGCTAAGATTAAAACAAGTAAATATAAAAATAAAATATCCTTTTATAGAGGTTCTTGTGAAGAAATAAATAAAATCACTGATTTGCAAAATATAAAATTTGATATAGTTATTAGTTCTTTAGTTTTTTATTATATAAAGGATTATGAAAAATTAATTTTTAATATTTCAAAACTTCTTAATAAAAATATTAGTTTGGTTTTTAGTGTTGAGCATCCCGTTTTTACTGCAAATATTTCCCAAGATTTTATATATGAAAATAATGAGGATATTCAATATTTTCCTGTTAAAAATTATTTTTATGAAAATAAAAATAAATATAATTTTTTAGGCGAGGATGTGGTTAAATATCATCGTACCTTAACAAGTTATATTTCTCCATTATTGCAAAATAATTTTAAAATAACTAATATTATTGAGCTAAAGCTTTCTAATAAAATTATCAATCTTTTTCCTGAATTCAAAAATGAATTTAAAAAAAAAGAATGA